In Methanocaldococcus lauensis, a single genomic region encodes these proteins:
- a CDS encoding deoxyuridine 5'-triphosphate nucleotidohydrolase yields MIIGPNKSKNFFDNLKDEQIQQCGIDLRVWKIFKLEGEGVIDFSNEKRKLPNYIEIFNSEKDEFVRLENGVYIVKIADYIKIPNNIAAFTFPRSSLLRMGATLYSAVHDPGYEGRPEYLLQVFNPITIHKYARIAQIVFFECKDVSSVYNGIYKGK; encoded by the coding sequence ATGATTATAGGTCCAAATAAATCAAAAAATTTTTTTGATAATTTGAAAGATGAGCAAATTCAACAGTGTGGGATTGATTTAAGAGTTTGGAAGATATTTAAATTAGAAGGAGAAGGAGTTATTGACTTTTCAAACGAAAAAAGAAAATTACCAAATTACATTGAGATATTCAACTCTGAAAAAGATGAATTTGTAAGATTAGAGAATGGAGTTTATATTGTGAAGATAGCTGATTATATAAAAATTCCTAATAATATCGCCGCCTTTACATTTCCAAGAAGTTCTTTATTGAGGATGGGAGCAACTTTATACTCCGCAGTTCACGACCCTGGATATGAAGGAAGACCAGAATATTTACTGCAAGTTTTCAATCCAATAACCATTCATAAATATGCAAGAATTGCACAAATAGTTTTTTTCGAGTGTAAAGATGTTAGTAGTGTTTATAATGGCATTTACAAAGGAAAATAG
- a CDS encoding endo alpha-1,4 polygalactosaminidase, whose product MRKLLLSILLLILFCGCLGNPKITNNKLNIYNFWVYYGSDNIENLSKYDLVIIEPYNYKKEDIQKLKSLNPNIKVIAYLSIGEVSKDRPYFKDCQNIIIGKNPNWTSYYVNISSSIWQNIIIDEVKKFKNMGFDGVFLDTVDSAIYTNQKNEVIELIKKIRKENPNIIIIQNRGFEIVNETAPYIDGVLFEDFTTYYDFKTKNAYYWNGSDLNWINAQSEKLKNLKEKYGIIILTLDYVNNNEMAKKCIEHAKEYGFIPMTTNDINLNSIN is encoded by the coding sequence ATGAGAAAACTTTTATTATCTATTCTACTTTTAATTTTATTTTGTGGATGTTTAGGAAATCCAAAAATTACCAACAATAAATTAAACATCTACAATTTTTGGGTTTATTATGGTTCAGACAACATAGAAAATCTTTCAAAGTATGATTTGGTTATTATTGAACCATACAATTACAAAAAAGAAGATATTCAAAAATTAAAGTCATTAAATCCAAATATAAAAGTTATTGCCTATCTAAGCATTGGAGAAGTTAGCAAAGACAGACCATATTTCAAAGATTGTCAAAATATAATTATTGGAAAAAATCCAAATTGGACCTCTTACTATGTAAATATCTCATCCTCAATATGGCAAAATATAATCATAGATGAAGTTAAAAAATTTAAAAATATGGGGTTTGATGGAGTATTTTTAGATACAGTTGATAGTGCAATCTATACAAACCAAAAAAATGAAGTTATTGAGTTAATCAAAAAAATTAGAAAAGAAAATCCAAATATAATAATTATACAAAATAGGGGCTTTGAAATTGTTAATGAAACCGCCCCATACATAGATGGTGTTCTTTTTGAGGACTTCACAACATATTATGATTTCAAAACTAAAAACGCATATTATTGGAATGGTAGTGATTTAAATTGGATTAATGCTCAAAGTGAAAAACTAAAAAATTTGAAGGAAAAATATGGTATAATTATTTTAACATTGGATTATGTTAATAATAATGAAATGGCTAAAAAGTGTATTGAACATGCTAAAGAATATGGCTTTATTCCAATGACTACTAATGATATTAATTTAAATTCAATTAATTAG
- a CDS encoding homoserine kinase, protein MRVKVKAPCTSANLGVGFDVFGLCLKEPYDIVEVEKLDDKEIIIEVNDKNIPTNPDENVAGIVAKKMLNDFNIKNGVKIKIKKGVKAGSGLGSSAASSAGTAYAINKLFNLNLNKLKLVDYASYGELASSNAKHADNVAPAIFGDFTMITNYEPLEVLHIPIDFKLDILIAIPDISINTKEAREILPKSVNLKDLVNNVGKACGMVYALYKKDKSLFGRYMMSDNIIEPVRGKLIPNYFKVKEEVKDKVYGITISGSGPSIIVLPKEEFIDDVEEILRDYYGTTIRTEVGKGVELIT, encoded by the coding sequence TTGAGAGTTAAAGTAAAAGCTCCTTGTACATCTGCTAATTTAGGAGTAGGATTTGATGTATTTGGTTTATGCTTAAAAGAACCTTATGATATAGTTGAAGTTGAAAAATTAGATGATAAAGAAATTATTATTGAAGTAAATGATAAAAATATTCCCACTAATCCTGATGAGAATGTTGCTGGAATTGTTGCAAAAAAGATGTTAAATGACTTTAATATTAAAAATGGAGTTAAAATAAAAATAAAAAAAGGAGTTAAGGCTGGTAGTGGTCTTGGAAGTTCTGCCGCATCATCTGCTGGGACTGCCTATGCAATAAATAAACTGTTTAATTTAAATCTAAATAAATTAAAGTTAGTGGATTATGCCTCTTATGGTGAATTAGCATCTTCAAATGCAAAGCATGCTGATAATGTTGCCCCAGCAATATTTGGAGATTTTACTATGATAACAAACTATGAACCTTTAGAAGTTTTACATATACCAATAGATTTTAAACTTGATATTTTAATAGCCATTCCAGATATATCAATAAATACAAAAGAAGCAAGAGAAATTTTACCAAAAAGTGTAAATTTAAAAGATTTAGTAAATAATGTAGGAAAAGCCTGTGGAATGGTTTATGCATTATATAAAAAAGATAAATCATTGTTTGGAAGATATATGATGTCTGACAACATTATAGAGCCTGTGAGAGGTAAATTAATTCCAAACTATTTTAAAGTTAAAGAAGAAGTTAAAGATAAAGTTTATGGAATTACAATAAGTGGTTCTGGACCTTCAATAATTGTTTTACCAAAAGAAGAGTTTATTGATGATGTAGAAGAAATTTTAAGAGATTATTATGGAACTACAATAAGAACAGAAGTTGGAAAAGGGGTTGAATTAATTACTTAA
- a CDS encoding NAD-binding protein, producing MIIIIAGIGRIGYTLAKSLCDKGHDIVLIDSDKEICNKVSAEIDALIIHGDCTKTKTLEEAGIEDADIYIAVTGKEEVNLMSSLLAKSYGVDKTIARISEIEYKDVFERLGVDVVVSPELIAANYIEKLIDRPGILDLTIIGRGEAEILEFIIPEKSKVAYKKIKDLGRPQDYLIIAIYEGSELKIPSGDIELKPGDRVLVLVKKDAVDIIRKMFLE from the coding sequence ATGATTATAATCATTGCGGGAATTGGTAGAATTGGTTATACTTTGGCTAAGTCTTTGTGTGATAAGGGGCATGATATTGTTTTAATCGATAGTGATAAAGAGATATGTAATAAAGTATCTGCCGAAATTGATGCCTTAATTATACATGGAGATTGCACGAAAACAAAAACCTTAGAAGAGGCTGGAATTGAAGATGCCGATATATATATAGCGGTAACTGGTAAGGAAGAAGTTAATTTAATGAGTTCTTTACTTGCAAAGAGTTATGGAGTTGATAAAACAATTGCGAGAATTTCTGAAATAGAGTATAAGGATGTTTTTGAGAGGTTAGGGGTTGATGTAGTAGTATCACCAGAATTAATAGCCGCTAATTATATAGAAAAGTTGATTGATAGGCCGGGAATATTAGATTTAACGATTATAGGAAGAGGAGAGGCTGAGATTTTAGAATTCATAATTCCTGAAAAATCTAAAGTGGCTTATAAAAAAATAAAAGATCTTGGAAGGCCACAAGATTATTTGATTATTGCTATTTATGAAGGAAGTGAATTAAAAATTCCTAGTGGAGATATTGAATTAAAGCCTGGAGATAGAGTTTTAGTTTTAGTAAAAAAAGATGCTGTAGATATAATAAGAAAGATGTTTTTAGAGTAA